The proteins below are encoded in one region of Hordeum vulgare subsp. vulgare chromosome 3H, MorexV3_pseudomolecules_assembly, whole genome shotgun sequence:
- the LOC123443661 gene encoding uncharacterized protein DDB_G0271670-like — protein SSSSSSTSSSTSSSSSSSSSSSSYFSFTSSSSSSSSSSSSSSSSSSSSSSSSSSSSSSSSSSSSSSSSVSSSSSSSSSSSSSSSSSSTSSSSSSSSSSSSSTSSSSSSSSSSSSSSSSSSSSSSSSSSSSSSSASSSSSSSSLSSSSSSSSSSSSSSSSSFSSSSSSSSSSSSSSSSSSYSSSSSSSSSSSSSSSSSS, from the exons tcttcttcttcttcttctacttcttcttctacttcttcttcttcttcttcttcttcttcttcttcttcttatttttcttttacttcttcttcttcttcttcttcttcatcatcatcttcttcttcttcttctt cttcttcttcttcttcttcttcttcttcttcttcttcttcttcttcttcttcttcttcttcttcttcttctgtttcttcttcttcttcttcttcttcttcatcatcatcatcatcatcatcatcttctacttcttcttcttcttcatcatcatcatcatcatcatcttctacttcttcttcttcttcttcttcttcttcttcttcttcttcttcttcttcctcttcttcttcttcttcttcttcttcttcttcttcttcttcttccgcttcctcttcctcttcctcttcttctttatcttcttcctcttcttcctcttcctcttcttcctcttcttcctcttcttccttttcttcctcttcttcttcttcttcttcttcttcttcttcttcttcctcttcttcctattcttcctcttcttcttcttcttcttcttcttcttcttcttcttcttcttcttct